One segment of SAR202 cluster bacterium DNA contains the following:
- a CDS encoding MFS transporter encodes MNTISAEESYKPSPLRSFKTKGFPTYWFAMMAQMAGLNMQMVSRAWLIYELSASYTILGAMTVAHALPMLFTSMFGGVLADRFLKKRLMQSGQVLLAITSLFVAVCLSLDLINLSTGAGVSYVMMASVFQGTIMGFTMPSRQAVIPEIVGRENLTNAIALNQSGMNLNRLAAPGVAGLMIALLGITTVYYFMTFLYILATIIISFLPITKSLNPHAKEKSPLRDLINGFKYIFNETVIFYLLLATLFSVVLSMPYMGLMPIFAKDIQVVIASDFAWMNSTLIISSFNLPELLTYSSFRLGCLMSISGIGALIGSLIVTILSDSNRGKLFIYSVLALGITLTIFSFTRSFIVGCVSMMFVGFFQSLRLSLSNALVQSYVSDEFRGRVMSVYMMEFGMTSFSTFLVATMAGVIDTTNVFAPGFGIQLTMGIAAILLIPGALIFCFGKRSLLNLG; translated from the coding sequence TTGAATACTATCTCCGCAGAAGAATCATATAAGCCAAGTCCCTTAAGATCATTTAAAACAAAAGGATTCCCCACATACTGGTTTGCGATGATGGCGCAAATGGCTGGATTAAATATGCAGATGGTTTCTCGAGCATGGTTAATATATGAACTCTCGGCATCTTATACAATTTTAGGAGCTATGACTGTTGCTCACGCCCTTCCAATGTTATTTACTTCGATGTTTGGAGGAGTACTTGCAGATAGATTTCTAAAAAAACGACTCATGCAAAGTGGACAAGTTTTACTAGCCATTACCTCGCTTTTTGTAGCAGTTTGCCTTTCTCTGGATCTCATTAATCTCTCTACAGGTGCAGGAGTATCATATGTTATGATGGCTTCGGTTTTTCAAGGAACTATTATGGGTTTTACTATGCCTTCAAGGCAAGCAGTAATACCTGAAATTGTAGGTAGGGAAAATTTAACTAATGCTATTGCATTAAACCAATCAGGGATGAATTTAAATCGCCTAGCTGCACCGGGAGTTGCTGGATTAATGATTGCATTATTAGGTATTACAACTGTTTATTATTTTATGACTTTTCTATATATATTAGCTACTATAATTATTTCATTTCTCCCTATAACAAAAAGTTTAAACCCGCATGCTAAAGAAAAAAGTCCATTGAGAGATTTAATCAATGGCTTTAAATATATTTTTAATGAAACTGTTATCTTTTATTTATTATTAGCAACTTTATTCAGTGTTGTTCTTTCTATGCCGTATATGGGATTAATGCCTATATTTGCTAAAGATATACAAGTTGTAATTGCTTCAGATTTTGCTTGGATGAATTCGACCCTAATAATTAGTTCATTTAATTTACCTGAATTACTTACTTATTCCAGTTTTCGCCTTGGATGTTTAATGAGTATTTCGGGAATAGGTGCTTTGATTGGTTCTCTTATTGTAACCATTCTATCTGATAGCAATAGAGGAAAATTATTTATTTATAGTGTATTAGCTCTAGGTATTACTCTCACAATATTTTCATTCACAAGATCCTTTATTGTTGGATGTGTTTCCATGATGTTTGTTGGTTTTTTCCAATCCTTACGTTTGTCCCTGAGTAATGCTTTAGTACAAAGTTATGTGAGTGATGAATTCAGAGGTCGAGTGATGTCAGTTTATATGATGGAATTTGGAATGACTAGTTTTAGTACATTTCTTGTTGCTACTATGGCTGGTGTAATTGATACCACTAATGTTTTTGCTCCAGGGTTTGGAATTCAATTAACAATGGGAATTGCTGCAATTTTATTAATTCCAGGTGCGTTGATTTTCTGTTTTGGCAAAAGATCCCTGCTTAATTTAGGATAA
- a CDS encoding peptide ABC transporter substrate-binding protein, with translation MKINYILFIIAFLLTTLACSRFDLPRIQEDKSVPPETFTLTPTPTPNKENNNNTSAEDNLSSSKDTNSNIVSGDNDLKEQFVPVLDDLYIDDLFGFSIKYPSSWIVDSTKSVPSIAEIKLTPDNIIGDIYLLYTDGNLSNVDIVDQFISPIKQQSDFTILSETNLTLVNGNQAYQIQYQWKDSNSIKNGFVQSVTDKIKNYIIIFEIDSLIYENNLPTIQLLANSFQPIEPQPYNIPRYESLVLHLDSGPVSLDPAFATGAKSIQYIQQIFSGLTGFDKDGYLQPDIADSWLISDDAQTYTFTIKDNARYHSGRKVTSIDIQYSWERALKSQNKKNVLNYLGDILGAREFSSGDIDNLKGFNIIDDSKFEIKLVSPTPYFISKLSHSHTFLVDSEQLARYSENNRAWEANPIGTGPFVMGDWLPGVIMYLFPYPDYHLNKPEIDSLIFRLYGGKPALMYQSGEIDATTLFSDEVIDIYNSDLIFGGSPVKEQNLIKSTEMSTYYIGFNTQSIPFDDINVRKAFAQSSNVETIVTNYFESVHQNAYGLIPPQMPDFNSNLDNNNYIYDPESALNYLSNSKYYIDKSLPDIFYNTPGYTAPNSLISEIINTWIDNLGVNITTNVIPPDQYYYSIDKVPYDIYDYGWIADYPDPHNFLYSLFHSKSGNNVSKYNNPNYDSLIDLATMETNEDKRIQYYIDAEESLINDAILIPLYHGSTFALIKDHVSDINFTPYGMLDLRDVKISNFKTVSYR, from the coding sequence ATGAAAATTAATTATATTTTATTTATAATAGCGTTTCTTTTAACTACCTTAGCCTGTAGTAGATTTGATTTGCCTAGAATTCAGGAAGACAAATCAGTTCCTCCAGAAACTTTCACGTTAACTCCTACCCCTACCCCTAATAAAGAGAACAACAACAATACTAGTGCTGAAGATAACCTAAGTAGTTCCAAAGATACAAATTCGAATATTGTATCTGGTGATAATGATTTAAAAGAACAATTTGTACCTGTACTTGATGATCTTTATATAGATGATCTTTTTGGTTTTTCTATTAAATATCCTTCAAGTTGGATAGTAGATTCTACTAAAAGTGTTCCTTCCATCGCAGAAATAAAATTAACGCCAGATAATATAATAGGTGATATTTATCTTTTATATACTGATGGGAATTTATCTAATGTCGATATCGTTGACCAATTTATAAGCCCTATCAAACAGCAATCAGATTTTACTATTCTTTCAGAAACGAACCTTACATTGGTTAATGGTAATCAAGCCTATCAAATACAATATCAGTGGAAAGATAGTAATTCTATAAAAAACGGATTTGTTCAATCTGTTACAGATAAAATTAAAAATTATATAATCATATTTGAAATTGATTCATTAATATATGAGAATAATTTACCAACTATTCAATTACTTGCTAATTCTTTTCAACCAATTGAACCTCAACCATACAATATACCACGTTATGAAAGCCTGGTTTTACATCTAGATTCTGGACCAGTTAGCTTAGATCCTGCATTTGCTACTGGAGCTAAATCAATTCAATATATTCAACAAATCTTTAGTGGTCTAACTGGTTTTGATAAAGATGGATATTTACAACCGGATATTGCTGATAGTTGGTTGATATCAGATGATGCACAAACCTATACATTTACTATTAAAGACAATGCTAGATACCATTCAGGACGTAAAGTTACAAGTATTGATATTCAATATTCTTGGGAACGAGCTTTAAAGTCCCAAAATAAAAAAAATGTACTTAACTACTTAGGAGATATATTAGGAGCCAGAGAATTCAGTAGTGGAGATATAGATAATTTAAAAGGTTTTAATATAATTGATGATAGCAAATTCGAAATCAAATTGGTTTCTCCAACTCCTTATTTTATTTCAAAACTTTCACATTCACATACATTTTTGGTTGATTCGGAACAACTTGCTAGATACAGCGAGAATAATAGAGCTTGGGAAGCAAATCCTATCGGTACAGGTCCATTTGTAATGGGGGATTGGTTGCCTGGCGTTATTATGTATTTATTCCCATATCCAGACTATCATCTCAATAAACCTGAAATTGATAGTCTGATTTTTCGATTATATGGTGGAAAGCCAGCTCTAATGTATCAATCTGGTGAAATAGATGCAACTACACTTTTTTCTGATGAAGTTATTGATATATATAACTCTGATTTAATTTTTGGTGGTTCTCCAGTTAAAGAACAAAATCTAATTAAATCTACTGAAATGAGTACTTATTATATAGGATTTAATACTCAATCAATTCCTTTTGATGATATAAATGTCCGAAAGGCTTTTGCTCAAAGTAGCAATGTCGAAACAATTGTTACTAATTACTTTGAATCTGTCCACCAAAATGCATATGGGTTAATACCCCCACAAATGCCTGATTTTAATTCTAATTTGGATAATAATAATTATATTTATGATCCAGAATCAGCTTTGAATTATCTGTCAAACTCAAAGTATTACATAGATAAATCCTTGCCTGATATTTTTTATAATACACCAGGATACACTGCCCCTAATTCACTAATAAGTGAAATAATTAATACTTGGATTGATAACCTTGGTGTTAATATTACAACAAATGTTATACCTCCAGATCAATATTATTATTCTATTGATAAAGTGCCTTACGATATTTATGATTATGGGTGGATAGCAGATTATCCTGATCCACATAATTTTCTTTATTCATTATTTCATTCCAAATCTGGTAATAATGTTAGTAAATATAACAATCCTAATTATGATTCACTAATTGATCTAGCAACTATGGAAACTAACGAAGATAAAAGAATACAGTATTATATAGACGCTGAAGAAAGTCTTATTAATGATGCAATACTTATTCCTCTTTATCATGGAAGTACTTTCGCTTTGATAAAAGATCACGTTAGTGATATTAATTTTACTCCATACGGTATGTTGGATTTAAGAGATGTGAAGATATCAAATTTTAAAACAGTCTCATATAGATAG
- a CDS encoding fumarylacetoacetate hydrolase family protein — protein sequence MKLLLFDRDKLGVYKGENVVDVSDAVKGNTYFSPQEIMNDVIANFSTYKPKLQEIVNSDDGVPASSLRISAPLPYPNQLIAMAVNYMEFGARSAPAPINAFLKSPDSVIGDGDTVQLPSADAAIFHHEAELGLVIGKRGFKIEAKDAYDYIFGYVNFIDVSARGLGNGSFYWGKSWDTFGPMGPCITTADEISDPQNLDIKLWVNDVLRQDFNSNDMGHNIARCIEWVSQTTVLEPGDIIVTGTNHQGLGAIQDGDKIEIEIENLNRLTVHVKDDLKREWPKGIDQATADRAAGRTTTGGFGERS from the coding sequence ATGAAATTATTATTGTTTGATCGTGATAAATTAGGTGTTTATAAAGGTGAAAATGTAGTTGATGTATCTGATGCTGTGAAAGGAAATACATATTTTTCCCCACAAGAAATCATGAATGATGTTATTGCTAATTTTAGTACTTATAAACCAAAATTACAGGAAATTGTTAATTCCGATGATGGGGTCCCTGCTAGTTCGCTAAGAATTAGTGCTCCTCTTCCCTATCCCAACCAATTAATTGCAATGGCAGTTAATTATATGGAATTTGGAGCAAGATCAGCACCAGCACCAATTAATGCTTTTTTGAAGTCTCCTGATTCAGTAATCGGAGATGGAGATACTGTTCAATTACCATCTGCAGATGCTGCAATATTTCATCATGAAGCAGAATTAGGCTTGGTTATTGGTAAAAGAGGATTTAAAATTGAAGCTAAAGATGCATATGACTATATATTTGGATATGTTAATTTTATCGATGTTTCTGCAAGAGGTTTAGGAAATGGTAGTTTTTATTGGGGGAAATCATGGGATACATTCGGTCCGATGGGACCTTGTATCACTACAGCAGATGAAATTTCTGATCCACAAAATCTTGATATAAAATTATGGGTGAATGATGTTTTAAGGCAAGACTTCAATTCCAATGATATGGGCCATAACATTGCAAGATGTATAGAATGGGTTTCCCAAACAACTGTTTTGGAACCTGGTGATATTATTGTTACAGGCACTAACCACCAAGGATTAGGTGCTATTCAAGATGGGGATAAAATTGAAATAGAAATTGAAAATTTAAATCGTTTAACTGTTCATGTTAAAGATGATCTCAAACGTGAATGGCCTAAAGGAATAGATCAAGCTACTGCTGATCGAGCTGCCGGTAGAACCACTACAGGTGGATTTGGTGAAAGGAGTTAA
- a CDS encoding fumarylacetoacetate hydrolase family protein — translation MKIVLFKTNDNKIHPGVMTKNGVTDISSLYHTEDISGQDMIVNLIDNYESKNELISTLVEAKASISFENIKLLPPLPRPSKILCCIGNYWEHAQRDARPLNMFLKSPETIIGPNETVFLPNNTSPYVFHHEAELAIVIKGPAKDITQANHLDAIFGYTCFIDVSGRGEGRSTWRSGSWMGKSFDTFGPLGPCIVTKDEIIDPNNLNVELKNNNEIMHRYNTDDMEHRVPELIEFATNIMTLNSGDLLSCGTNHEGLGPVQDKDVLELTIDSIGTLKVNIIDPLKRIWERSVYLGENTTYRGHLT, via the coding sequence ATGAAGATAGTACTGTTTAAAACTAATGACAATAAAATACATCCAGGTGTTATGACTAAAAATGGAGTAACGGATATATCCAGTCTTTATCATACTGAAGATATTTCTGGCCAAGATATGATAGTGAATCTTATTGATAATTATGAATCGAAAAATGAACTAATATCTACATTAGTAGAAGCCAAGGCCTCTATCTCATTTGAAAATATAAAATTACTACCACCTTTACCTCGTCCTAGCAAAATACTCTGTTGTATAGGTAACTATTGGGAACATGCACAAAGGGACGCTCGGCCTTTAAATATGTTTTTAAAATCTCCTGAAACTATTATTGGTCCAAATGAGACAGTCTTTTTACCAAACAACACAAGCCCTTATGTTTTTCATCATGAAGCTGAATTGGCTATTGTCATCAAAGGCCCTGCAAAAGATATTACACAAGCAAATCATCTTGATGCAATTTTTGGCTACACCTGTTTTATAGATGTCTCAGGAAGAGGTGAAGGTAGAAGCACTTGGAGATCTGGCAGTTGGATGGGGAAATCCTTTGACACATTTGGACCTCTAGGCCCATGTATTGTAACAAAAGATGAAATAATTGACCCTAATAATTTAAATGTTGAACTAAAAAATAATAATGAAATAATGCATAGATATAATACAGATGATATGGAACACCGAGTACCTGAACTTATAGAATTTGCAACAAATATTATGACATTAAACTCTGGAGATTTACTTAGTTGTGGCACTAATCATGAAGGTTTAGGCCCAGTGCAAGATAAAGATGTTCTAGAACTCACGATTGATTCTATAGGAACTCTTAAAGTAAATATTATTGACCCATTAAAACGAATATGGGAAAGAAGCGTATATCTGGGAGAAAATACAACATACAGAGGACATTTAACCTAA
- a CDS encoding replication-associated recombination protein A: MSLFEHNIRNNLVQSAPLSSRIRPNSLDSFIGQEHILGKGKILNNLIKNKTIPSMIFWGPPGTGKTTLAKLIAEETNMNFTSLSAVSSGISDIRKVSDEILSNPNLSKTILFLDEIHRFSKSQQDSLLPLIENGVIILIGATTEHPGFSIINPLISRIKIFKFEPHDNLTLNKILKKVLDNTQEYLKTDEKIIIDNSVLDTLITGSSGDARKALDTFELAVNSTINKNGEKTLSNNIIRDLLANNALYDRKNDNHYNTISAFIKSIRGSDPNAAIYYLARMLKNGEDPLFIARRLVISASEDIGLANPNAMVLANSTFESVNKLGMPESRIPLANATIYLALSEKSNSSYLAIDSAYEEVTNNPITEIPNHLINAETTVDKEFHIGEGYTYDHDSKNGFIKKDNFPNNINNKSFYVPKENGVEKTLKERFEKLWGNL, translated from the coding sequence ATGTCATTATTTGAGCATAATATAAGAAATAATCTGGTTCAATCAGCACCATTATCTTCAAGAATCAGGCCAAATAGTTTGGATAGTTTTATAGGCCAAGAACACATACTCGGCAAAGGTAAAATCTTAAATAATCTTATCAAAAATAAAACTATCCCATCTATGATATTTTGGGGCCCTCCAGGTACTGGCAAAACAACTCTTGCTAAATTAATTGCTGAAGAAACAAATATGAATTTTACCTCGTTATCCGCAGTATCTTCAGGGATCTCAGATATAAGAAAAGTAAGCGATGAAATTTTATCGAACCCAAATCTATCCAAAACTATTCTCTTCTTAGACGAAATACACAGATTTTCTAAAAGCCAACAAGATTCACTATTACCGTTAATTGAAAATGGGGTAATTATTCTAATTGGAGCAACTACAGAACACCCTGGGTTTTCGATTATTAATCCTTTGATTTCCAGGATAAAGATATTCAAGTTTGAACCTCATGATAATTTAACATTGAATAAAATCCTGAAAAAAGTACTGGATAACACACAAGAATATTTAAAGACTGATGAAAAAATCATTATTGACAACAGTGTTTTGGATACTTTAATAACAGGTTCATCTGGAGATGCAAGAAAAGCTTTAGATACTTTTGAATTAGCAGTCAATTCTACCATTAATAAAAATGGAGAAAAAACATTAAGTAATAATATTATTCGAGATCTTCTAGCAAATAATGCGCTTTATGATCGTAAAAATGATAATCATTACAATACTATATCTGCATTCATTAAATCGATAAGAGGGTCAGACCCAAATGCAGCTATATATTATTTGGCAAGAATGTTAAAAAATGGAGAAGACCCCTTATTTATTGCTCGGAGATTAGTTATAAGTGCATCTGAAGATATTGGCTTAGCGAACCCTAATGCTATGGTTCTTGCCAATTCCACATTTGAAAGTGTAAACAAACTTGGTATGCCAGAATCAAGGATCCCTTTAGCAAATGCAACAATTTACTTAGCACTATCTGAAAAAAGTAATTCTTCTTATTTAGCAATTGATAGTGCCTATGAAGAAGTAACTAATAATCCAATAACAGAAATACCTAATCATTTAATCAACGCTGAAACAACTGTTGATAAGGAATTTCACATTGGAGAAGGTTATACCTATGACCATGATTCAAAAAATGGATTTATTAAAAAAGATAATTTCCCAAATAATATTAATAATAAGAGTTTTTATGTACCAAAAGAAAACGGAGTCGAAAAAACATTGAAAGAAAGATTTGAAAAGTTATGGGGAAATTTATAA
- a CDS encoding amino acid ABC transporter substrate-binding protein: MPKNNMTLNYSNIDTLHPEILTIGTYTEFAPFSYEVNREILGTDIAFLNKFANHIGYRTNIVTMNFSELWQAPNQNQCDIAAAGIMARNDRNIGNYAKWSNSYMIVCRSLLIKTQDIEDFSIPNGFLGKKIVVTPDSTAHIDAIDRYKPLGAKIIPFVESQEKVVLDLLNSKIDAFAEGNISNDFLKNNYGNTLLSLYDLHEMDVKETLNFVVRTYNNNLIDYLNDFIASNPY; this comes from the coding sequence ATGCCAAAAAATAATATGACCTTGAATTATTCTAATATTGATACGCTACATCCTGAAATATTAACTATTGGTACATATACCGAATTTGCTCCGTTTTCTTATGAAGTAAATAGGGAAATCCTCGGTACAGATATTGCTTTTCTAAATAAATTTGCAAATCATATTGGATATCGAACTAATATTGTTACAATGAACTTTTCTGAATTATGGCAAGCCCCTAATCAAAATCAATGTGACATTGCAGCAGCTGGTATAATGGCTAGAAATGACCGGAATATAGGTAATTATGCTAAATGGAGTAACTCCTATATGATAGTTTGCAGATCGTTGTTGATAAAAACACAAGATATTGAGGACTTCTCTATCCCAAACGGTTTTCTAGGAAAAAAAATTGTAGTTACCCCGGATTCAACAGCTCATATTGATGCTATTGATCGATATAAACCATTGGGTGCAAAGATTATTCCTTTTGTTGAATCTCAAGAAAAAGTGGTATTGGATCTTTTAAATAGTAAAATAGACGCTTTTGCAGAAGGTAATATAAGTAACGATTTTTTAAAAAATAATTATGGTAATACCTTATTATCATTATATGATTTACATGAGATGGATGTAAAAGAAACATTAAATTTTGTAGTTCGCACTTACAACAATAATTTAATTGATTATTTAAACGATTTTATTGCGTCAAACCCGTACTAA
- a CDS encoding fumarylacetoacetate hydrolase family protein, with protein sequence MKLLLFDDYQLGVLNKDGNVVNVSQEIENFEKMPPNLRVVEVINNWSKYQSKFNDCIEKNAGTDLSGHKIRPPLPKPGKMVCMAVNYMENGTRSEPAPINAFLKSPNSVIGDGDTIEMSEQDAIVFEHEAELAMIIGKEAKNAKQDDWRDYIFGYMNFIDVSSRGLGAPPMDSFFAMKSPNTSAPMGPFIVTADEIPDPLNLDVKLWVNGKLRQDYHTSDMAHKIPRCIEWTSSITKLNPGDIVPTGTNHRGLGPIHDGDKIEMEIENMGKLTVFVKDSLKRQWADETRLERQERGEQETMAPRIK encoded by the coding sequence ATGAAACTATTATTATTTGATGATTATCAATTAGGTGTATTGAATAAAGATGGAAATGTTGTAAATGTATCTCAAGAAATTGAAAACTTTGAAAAAATGCCTCCAAATTTGCGAGTTGTTGAAGTCATAAATAATTGGTCTAAATACCAATCTAAATTTAATGATTGTATTGAAAAAAATGCTGGTACGGATTTATCTGGGCATAAAATTCGACCCCCTTTACCTAAGCCTGGGAAAATGGTTTGTATGGCAGTAAATTATATGGAAAATGGCACTAGGAGTGAACCTGCCCCTATAAATGCTTTCCTCAAGTCTCCAAATTCAGTTATTGGGGATGGCGATACTATTGAAATGTCAGAACAAGATGCCATTGTTTTTGAGCATGAAGCAGAATTAGCAATGATTATTGGCAAAGAAGCAAAAAATGCCAAACAAGACGACTGGAGAGATTATATATTTGGTTATATGAATTTTATCGATGTGTCTTCGCGAGGCTTAGGAGCCCCACCTATGGACAGTTTTTTTGCTATGAAATCACCTAATACTTCTGCTCCTATGGGACCATTTATTGTTACCGCCGACGAGATTCCAGACCCATTGAATTTGGATGTCAAGTTATGGGTAAATGGGAAATTGCGACAAGATTACCATACGAGTGATATGGCGCATAAAATACCTCGTTGTATTGAATGGACTTCATCAATTACTAAATTAAACCCAGGGGATATTGTTCCTACAGGAACTAATCATAGAGGATTAGGTCCTATTCATGACGGGGATAAAATCGAAATGGAAATTGAAAATATGGGGAAACTTACTGTATTCGTTAAAGATTCTTTAAAACGCCAATGGGCGGACGAAACAAGGCTTGAGCGACAAGAAAGAGGAGAACAGGAGACTATGGCTCCCCGAATTAAGTAA
- a CDS encoding PIG-L family deacetylase, giving the protein MLEPLGKYETAMVVTAHPDDAEFGCSGTVARWISEGTQVVYVLVTDGSKGTEDRSISPEQLAEIRRNEQIEAGKILGLKDVVFLDYPDGYLEPTLDVRRDISKQIRIHKPQILITTNPNRTLTGENYIGHPDHFAAGEAALSAVYPSARDHLTFPELDQEGFEPHKVREVLIIGHDDPNIWFDITDSIDTAEKGLLAHKSQLGQEAADRTRERKSEIGKLYGVKYAEHFKGFVIR; this is encoded by the coding sequence ATGCTTGAACCCTTAGGTAAATACGAAACAGCAATGGTTGTAACCGCTCATCCAGATGATGCAGAATTTGGTTGTTCAGGTACTGTTGCCAGATGGATTTCTGAAGGTACACAAGTTGTATATGTATTAGTAACTGATGGTAGTAAAGGAACTGAAGATAGATCTATTTCTCCGGAACAACTTGCAGAAATTAGAAGAAATGAGCAAATAGAAGCAGGTAAGATATTAGGGCTGAAAGATGTCGTATTTCTTGACTATCCTGATGGCTACTTAGAACCTACATTAGATGTAAGAAGAGATATATCTAAACAAATTCGTATTCATAAACCTCAAATACTAATAACTACCAATCCTAATAGAACATTAACTGGTGAAAATTACATTGGGCATCCAGATCATTTTGCTGCTGGTGAGGCAGCATTATCAGCTGTCTACCCATCTGCAAGAGATCACTTAACATTTCCAGAGCTTGATCAAGAAGGATTCGAACCGCACAAGGTGAGAGAAGTATTGATTATTGGTCATGACGACCCTAATATTTGGTTCGATATTACTGATTCTATAGATACAGCTGAAAAAGGACTACTTGCCCATAAAAGTCAATTAGGCCAAGAAGCTGCTGATAGAACCAGAGAACGTAAGAGTGAAATTGGTAAGCTTTATGGGGTAAAATATGCGGAACATTTTAAAGGATTTGTTATTCGTTAA